From Cytophagia bacterium CHB2, a single genomic window includes:
- a CDS encoding sigma-70 family RNA polymerase sigma factor, which produces MATPKSDAPLIAKALTGDQKAYADLMARHRGPLYNLLYNMVHNREETEDLLQESFMKAFTALHTFNKEFAFSTWLYKIAINTTIDHLRKKKLQTYSIDKPIQSKEGELKREYAD; this is translated from the coding sequence ATGGCGACCCCCAAATCCGACGCACCCCTGATCGCAAAAGCATTGACGGGCGACCAAAAGGCATATGCCGATCTGATGGCGCGGCATCGCGGCCCGCTTTATAATCTGCTCTACAACATGGTGCATAATCGCGAAGAAACCGAGGATTTGCTGCAAGAATCCTTCATGAAGGCGTTTACCGCGCTGCACACCTTCAACAAGGAATTCGCCTTTTCCACCTGGCTCTACAAAATCGCGATCAACACCACCATCGATCATCTGCGCAAGAAGAAACTGCAAACCTATTCCATCGACAAGCCGATTCAATCCAAAGAAGGCGAACTGAAGCGCGAGTACGCCGACG